The following proteins come from a genomic window of Triticum aestivum cultivar Chinese Spring chromosome 6A, IWGSC CS RefSeq v2.1, whole genome shotgun sequence:
- the LOC123130211 gene encoding uncharacterized protein, protein MYFTMGVLVGHSLYWLFNDRSAKTLLLDGILEFDLEKPILAVKPVPVGIPKENMCRFQVMQAEGGGLGILFLSNFSAQLWKVETDCDGAASWVLGRTVELDKLLSINSRKKRKWHQSIEGFAEYNNVLLLRTPTDLFIIQLEPLQFKKVSKTKKWVCYHPFESVYAAGMSIGGGHDGAKLLQNT, encoded by the exons ATGTACTTTACCATGGGTGTGCTAGTTGGGCATTCCCTTTACTGGTTGTTCAATGACAGATCGGCAAAAACTCTACTGTTGGATGGCATACTTGAGTTTGATTTGGAGAAGCCGATCCTAGCTGTGAAACCAGTACCAGTGGGTATTCCCAAGGAAAACATGTGCCGATTCCAGGTTATGCAGGCAGAGGGTGGTGGCCTTGGCATTCTATTTCTGTCAAATTTCAGCGCCCAATTATGGAAGGTGGAGACCGATTGTGATGGTGCTGCTTCATGGGTGCTAGGAAGAACTGTTGAACTGGATAAGCTACTTTCCATTAattcaaggaagaagaggaaatgGCACCAAAGTATAGAGGGGTTTGCTGAGTACAATAATGTGCTGCTGCTACGGACACCTACCGACCTCTTCATAATCCAGCTTGAGCCACTGCAGTTCAAGAAAGTTTCCAAGACCAAGAAGTGGGTTTGTTATCATCCGTTTGAAAGTGTTTATGCTGCAG GAATGAGCATTGGTGGTGGACATGATGGAGCTAAacttttgcaaaatacataa